From a single Microbacterium murale genomic region:
- a CDS encoding ABC transporter permease, whose translation MTTATSSAALTGHRRRHRLGSLRRVLLGTLGVVGFLAVWQLLSTLRILNPEQLPSATDTFAQLSVLLRDLEFWRNIGRTMTAWAIGLVIATIVGTALGTAIGMVPVLRRATHTVVEFLRPIPSVALIPLAILVYGLQMPAALIIIVYASFWQVFVQVLYGVADIDTVARDTARSFGLTRASQLRNLVLPTALPYLMTGLRLAAAVALILAVTAEMTIGNPGLGRQLTVASGIGNITTVYAIVIVTGALGLLINIGFRAIERRTLSWHQSVRGDEAG comes from the coding sequence ATGACGACTGCGACCTCCTCTGCGGCACTCACCGGACACCGGCGCCGTCACCGCCTCGGCAGCCTCCGCCGGGTGCTTCTGGGCACGCTCGGAGTCGTCGGCTTCCTCGCGGTGTGGCAGCTGCTCTCGACGTTGAGAATCCTCAACCCCGAGCAGCTGCCCTCTGCGACGGACACTTTCGCTCAGCTGTCGGTGCTGCTGCGAGATCTGGAGTTCTGGCGGAACATCGGTCGCACCATGACGGCATGGGCGATCGGGCTCGTGATCGCGACGATCGTCGGCACGGCACTCGGCACCGCGATCGGCATGGTGCCAGTACTGCGACGGGCGACACACACCGTGGTGGAGTTCCTTCGACCGATCCCGTCGGTCGCGCTGATCCCGCTCGCCATCCTCGTCTACGGGCTTCAGATGCCGGCCGCACTGATCATCATCGTGTACGCCAGTTTCTGGCAGGTCTTCGTGCAGGTGCTGTACGGCGTCGCCGATATCGACACGGTCGCACGAGACACGGCGCGCAGCTTCGGTCTCACCCGAGCGTCTCAACTGCGCAACCTCGTGCTTCCCACCGCGCTGCCGTACCTGATGACCGGCCTGCGGCTCGCCGCTGCCGTCGCCCTCATCCTCGCCGTCACGGCAGAGATGACGATCGGCAATCCCGGTCTCGGACGGCAGCTGACCGTGGCATCCGGAATCGGCAACATCACCACCGTCTACGCCATCGTGATCGTCACCGGCGCACTCGGCCTGCTGATCAACATCGGGTTCCGAGCGATCGAGCGCCGCACGCTGTCGTGGCATCAGTCCGTGAGAGGGGATGAGGCCGGGTGA
- a CDS encoding ABC transporter substrate-binding protein, giving the protein MKKSLAALGLLAVVTLALSGCTDSAAGPTAEPSDAGSSPDDVTKIRVAALPIAETGALWAAIDEGIFADHGLEVEVVPAQGGAQAIPALLSGDIQFAIGQPFGPIRADLQDLGVAIIGDYADSLADGDDVNAVVALADSGIASPKDLSGKKVSVNSLGAAGDLTIRAAVDADGGDSSTIEFIEVAFPDVKAQLDTGTIDAGWAPDPFRAMVVGEGGTSVVAPYQAVIPGLSVLTNITTQELIDEDPDLVAAYSAAMTEALEFASSNEDAVYAAIAEGLDIPLEAAQGITLPTFTFEMDVDSIKTLADLAVKYEYIEKLPDFDRLIQQQ; this is encoded by the coding sequence CCCTCGCGCTGTCCGGTTGCACGGATTCGGCCGCCGGACCCACAGCCGAGCCGAGCGATGCCGGTTCATCGCCCGACGACGTCACGAAGATCCGCGTCGCCGCACTCCCCATCGCCGAGACCGGGGCCCTGTGGGCCGCGATCGACGAGGGCATCTTCGCCGATCACGGCCTCGAGGTCGAGGTCGTACCGGCTCAGGGCGGAGCGCAGGCGATCCCCGCACTCCTCAGCGGCGACATCCAGTTCGCCATCGGTCAGCCCTTCGGCCCGATCCGTGCCGACCTGCAGGACCTCGGCGTCGCTATCATCGGCGACTATGCCGACAGCCTGGCCGACGGAGACGATGTGAACGCGGTGGTCGCACTCGCCGATTCCGGTATCGCGAGCCCGAAGGACCTGAGCGGCAAGAAGGTGTCCGTCAACAGCCTCGGCGCCGCCGGCGACCTCACCATCCGCGCCGCGGTCGACGCCGACGGCGGCGACTCCTCCACGATCGAGTTCATCGAGGTCGCCTTCCCGGATGTGAAGGCCCAGCTCGACACAGGCACCATCGACGCCGGCTGGGCACCGGACCCGTTCCGCGCCATGGTCGTCGGCGAGGGGGGTACATCCGTCGTGGCGCCGTATCAGGCGGTCATCCCGGGCCTGTCGGTGCTGACGAACATCACCACGCAGGAGCTCATCGACGAAGATCCCGATCTCGTCGCCGCATATTCGGCGGCGATGACCGAGGCGCTGGAATTCGCATCCTCCAATGAGGATGCCGTCTACGCGGCGATCGCCGAGGGACTCGACATCCCGCTCGAGGCCGCGCAGGGGATTACTCTTCCCACCTTCACGTTCGAGATGGATGTGGACAGCATCAAGACGCTCGCGGATCTCGCCGTCAAGTACGAGTACATCGAGAAGCTGCCCGACTTCGATCGCCTGATCCAGCAGCAGTGA